GCGAACAGGTGAGTAACCTtcaatgcagaaagaaaaatagaaaatatgaaaaataagctatattagtttgaaaaaaatgtaaacaggTATatgctgctgtgctctgtaCAGTTTGGCTTTTGCAGAGAATAGGCAGCACCCACACAGGAACCAAAGTGGCATTGAACAAGGTGCTGAACAGACATGGTGGTATGGACAGCTTTAATGCAGTTTATTATATGACTAGTCCtgttaataattaaatatattttttttctctactgttACAGTTTTGCAAATTCTTAGGAGGAATCTGACCTGTTGCATTTTCAGACTGCTAAGACTCAGGGAATCCAATTTTATTGTATCCAAGATTTTCTGGACTGTGACATGGGAATATCATTCAGTGTCTCAGCTCTTCAGTTTCCCTATTGTGAAATATCTTTGTCTGGATATtgtctggatgtggtgcttgaggacatgggttagtggaGGGTCACCAGGAATTAGGGCAGTAGGGTTAGGAcaaggttggactcaatgatcttgagGGTCTTTCCCAGCCtgaacaattctgtgatatatatatatatatatattatatatatatatataattatgttAGACACCACTGAAAGTACAACAAGACTGAAATCAAACCTGCAGGTCAGCTCTGTTGAACTCCTTGGAAAAAGTTGGTACAGAAATGCACTAAATTTacatccctcccttccctggccCCACAAATGAGATTTCAGTCACATTGTACTCAGTATCCAAACTTATATTTGTTCACGTTATAAAATTAATCTGAGCTTGAAGGATATGTTGACTGACCAATGTATGTAAGCTACCTGACCTCAGTCTGTTCATTATCCCATATCAGAGGTatcaatttttaattgaaattaataaTGGCTTTATTCCAGGTGTTAATATAATCCAAATGTTTGCCTTATATACTTAAGGGCATGATCATTTCAGCACTTCATTCCATTACAAAtcataaaaaagtgaaaaagactTGAAATCTAGATCTTATCATCTCTACTCCTCTTATATGGATGACACAAAACTCAGCATCACTGATTCAGGGTTTGTAGGTCTTTCAGAGCCAGAGGATCCCAGGTCATGCCCAAGTGGGACAAGTTCACCCAAGCTCTGCCGTCAAGCATGAGTTATACTTGACTCCTGTTTCTCAAAGAATAAGTTTTTTGCAAGTAGCTCAGCTTTTCTGTGGCTGGGATCATGTCCTGTGAATAGAATAAAAAGAATGGTCAATTTTCTAAATCACTTCTTGATTTTTTCCAGGAATTGTCTTTGTTCCAGGAACATCCCAATTAACAGCCAAAGACATCTTATACCGACTCCAGGCTTCAAAGGCCAAGTGTCTCATTACCAACGATGTGCTGGCACCTGCAGTGGAATCCATCATGCCTGACTGCcagtttctgaaaagcaaaataattgtaGCTAAAGGGAGCAGAGATGGGTGGCTGAACCTCAAAGAACTCTTTGCGTGAGTATCCAGCTGCTTTACCATCATTCCTGTGAGGTGCAGGAAACTCTATCAGTCAGGTGACATTGCTGAGTTTTGGGATTAATTTCCAAAATACAAACGAGTTATATTTTTGCATCCATCTACCAGCTTTCCGTGATCACAGCATCAAGTAAAAAATCCCTCCAACATGTTTTGGGAGCTGGATTCAGGTCTTTCAGCTTCTTCTTACTCAGCAATCTGCCAGCTTTTAAAAGCCCTGTTTGTACTATGATCACAAGACAAGAACACAGGGTGCTAGTGTTGCAGTTGTTTTGTGCTTGTCTGCTAGAGCCTGGCCTGAAGTCTCTTGAATCCAATGAGAAGATTGCCAGCTCTTGGTGCTCAGCTGACAAGGCACCAGTTATTTCTTGCCTTGACTATCCTGGTAGCCCAGTCCATCTGAATTGTTCAGCAGGCTCTTAAATATAAGTGGGGTACTAGGTGTCTAAGTCCACCTTACCTGGCATAATAGCCTGAGTGTGGCCCCCATTGACTTCATATTAGGACATGGTATGTGTTGAGCTGGTTTTGTATCTTCCTGCTATTCCATAACCAGCATCTTGGGTGCCCTTGCAAAGCAGTTGTAGGCGAAGTCAGTGCAATATGCTGTAGCTGATGGCTTCTTGAAAGTTGTGTGTACAGAGCACACTTGTGAGCAGCAAAATGTGCTCTCTGACTCTTACTAGTGTTATCTGATGCAGCTATTCCTTCAATGAGATCAGGTAGTTTTGAGccattttcctgtttatcacctaaactttaaaaaaaaatactgcttcatTTGTGAAAAACTACATGTAGTAACCAACATATCCTGTTTCTTCTGCAGGGTGACATCTGCTGACCATACATGTGTCAAGACAAGGAGTCAAGACCCAATGATGATCTACTTTACCAGTGGAAGTACAGGCTCTCCAAAAATGGTGGTGCAGTCACACAGCAGTTATGGCATTGGATTTGCAACCAGTGCCAGGTACATCCTGCAGTTGCTCCCAGTATCCTGGTTGAGTGACATGATCAGTTAAATTGAAAATGTGACCATAAACACTCCAGCAAATGTAGGCATTTCATTAGGGTAGGAATTTACTTTGTCCTCCATTCTCCCCTCTCATGGTGAAACTGTCATTATTAAAAGTTTGTTGAAGACTCAGTTGAGATCATCAAACACAGTGTTCAGTCTCACAAAGGGctgactgcagagcagcaatAAGGATAGACTCAATGTAGCAAAATCAGAAAAGTTGAGTACTTTAATATTATGTAAACCTTCCTTGAGAACCAGAGCAGCCTTGGGCCCTAGCATCACACTATAAAAGTTACAGTTCAGTTTGGGTCTGGGGTTTGTTACTGATCTGCTTTCATTGAACACCTTTTATTCATGCTTTTCAAGGAGAGAGAAATTTCATTAAAACCAAAGGATACATTTCCCAAGGCATTCTGAGTTGGAAGTTTGTGGTATAGAGTCCATAGAAGTAATTTGGTTAGTTTCCTAGGAAAGTAAGATATGGTTCAGCCAATGTCTCTAATGCATAAGCTGGAGAAAGCCTGCTCCATGTGATCAGTTCAGTCTTTGATCTAGGTCTGAATTCTTCAGTTCAAGCCAAAGATGTTTTGCACTcttcaggagaaaagcagatgcTGGAAATGTTAAAGGGAAATAATAGAATGTTTAAGGTTCTCTTCAGCTGTTAGGAGCTTTCTGAAGAGCCACACTTGTTGACACTGCATCTTCCAATGGAAACCTGCTCTTTCCTTTAAATGTGCTGTGACCTGTGCTCCCATCTTTCACACACTGCAAAGCATTTTCACTGTGTCTGCTTTGTCAAAAGGTACTGGATGAATTTGGCTCCTTCAGATATTATGTGGAATACGTCTGATACTGGTTGGGTAAAAGCATCTTGGGGCAGTGTTTTTGCACCATGGATCAGTGGATCCTGTGTCTTTGTACACCATATGCCACAGTTCAAACCAGGAGTTATTGCAAAAGTAAGTGTAACATTTTATATTGTGACTTTTATTACCTTTTTGTGTATATGAAGTAAACAGGGTGGGCTCTAATGTATGATACCCTCTGCTCTGTAGCAGCAGGCGTAGTACTTCCCACATGCCAAGCAATTAACTCTCTCATTAGTGCCCAGTAAGCTAGAGGAACAAGTgtccctcctgacaggcaatGCAACATGACTACAGTGTAGAAGAACTGTGGTGAAAGATGCAGGATAAAATGAACTAAGGATGTCTTGTTGTATAGTTAGCCTAAAGCTCACTTCAGTTATGGACTTCCAGCTGTTTGGGGCTCACTGTGAGCATGAGCCAGGCATAGACAGCCAGGGCCCTGTTATCCTGAATTTTCAGGTGCCAGAATGCCTTTCCCTCTGCCATTTCACAAAACCAGTCAACTGGCCTATTCCTAACTTCAGCCTCTTGTCTGGAGAGGAGACCCAGACTTTTTCAaggataaaaagggaaaagctttgGTCTAGTTCACTGTTGTCATTTAGTCCTGAGCCTGGGGCACAGTCACCTTGGGAAGCAGAATACAATCTTAATTGGAACTACTACTCTCAGTGGTCATTTATTTACATGAGTGATTTTTATTTGACAGAAAGTACTAGATTTTCTACAGCACTGGGACTGACTGGTGCAGCCACTCTGCAGCCAGGATTCATAGTCAGTAATTCACAGTCATTCCCTATGTTGAATGTATGTTGCATTTTTGTGATTTTCATTATGCAGATGTTTAAACACATAAATTATGTTAATTGCACATTTTACAATATCAGCCCCAccattgcattttcttttcaacaaaGAAACTTTCTATTTCTATAGACTCTCTCAAGATATCCCATCACTGTCTTTTGCACTGCTCCCACTGCCTTCCGCATGCTGGTCCAACATGATCTGAGCAGGTACTGCAAACCTGTCTGCTGCAaggacagcagagagagggtGGGATATAATACTGTGACAGCTCTGGCTGGTTAGTTCCTTATGTTGCctattttttcaattaaaggaaatataaatTAGCTCTCAGAAAAGAAGTCTGTGTTGTGAAATATGAGGATAACTGGTCACAACTTACACTACTTCAGTTTCAGGAATGGGTCTTTGAACCAACAGCACAGAGGAaacaatgagatttttttaagttatcaCTTCACAAGCAGCTGTTTCCACCAGTTTGTTACATGGTAAAGTACTCAGCTTAGGGTGGTCAGTGTGATTTGCAGGGAGTTTTCACACCTTCAGTAGAGTACTTATTGTTTTCACAGAAGTCTTTTATCCTGACAAAGCCAACCCTAGTTTAGCACAGAGCTCACATTATATGTCTAGTTagccttccttttcctctgtggaATTCTCAGTGTCTTATTTGATCTTGGATGTTGGCACGTAACAGCTTTCATGAACATGTGCTTGTTcagatttctccttttttgtcaGCTCTTCCAAGAAAATGCCTTTGCTCACtctttttccagaaacaaaacctgCTTCCAGTGACATGAAAATAAACCACGTTGTCCTACTGCAATCTAGCCCAAGGTTTTGTCACAGGATGATTATTATAATTTTCAAAGCAGCTTATGAAGTTTTAGGGGTCCTTTGAAAGCTGAGGAAGGCTGCTCAGTTAAAACCATTCACTGCTCTTTTCAGAAGTTAAGAAAATGATTTTATTTGCTATTCCTCTTAAGCTACAAGTTCATGAGTTTGAAACACTGTCTGTCTGGAGGGGAGCCACTCAATCCTGAAGTGATGGCAAAGTGGAAAATCCAGACAGGACTGGATATCCATGAAGGTTATGGGCAGACTGAAACAGTATGTTTGAGTTAATTGTTGAACTGTGCTTTTTCACAGGTATCAGTACCACAGAAACAATCAAAATCAATGGAAAAATTATAATCATTGTAAGACAAAATCAGAAATCAATGGCAAAAGtgagaataatttaaattcttttaagagACTGTATGTAATTATATAGTCTCTTAAActtatatagttatatatagtTTCGAAATCAAATAGCTgcatattttaatgtttatagGAAATGCTATGACAATAGATTTAAGGCCCCTCTCAAAAAACATGTCAGAGATTACCTCAAATCAAATAACTGGTAGCAGATCCCTTCATCATTTTACTTTGAAGgtaaacctaaaaaaaataatttgttctggGTATCAATTTGGCCTGTTCgaggttttaatgaaaaatattgaatCAGTTCACATCCCAGACTTTTCTGTAAGTGGACATTAATGAAACTGTTAAGAGTCAGATTTCAGGCATTTTCTCCTCTTACCCTTGCTATGGTTCCAAATTAATTATCCCATTATTGAAACAAGATCTGTAATAACTTCACATCTGCTGTTGTACAAATTGAAGTGTCAGTGAAAGAACTGGCTCAGACTCATCCCACTGACTGAGCTGAGACACCTCTCAGCTCCTTTCTGATGTGCTTGACAACCACAGGGCTTTAGTCCTGATTCAGCCCTTGTCATGAAGAGGTGTCATGCCTAATGCAAACAAGATAttgcacaaatgaaaaaaaaaataatctgttgtGCAGGTGACAATATGTGCCAATATGAAAGGAGTGGAGACTAAACCTGGCTCTGTGGGAAAAGCTGTTCCACCCTATGATGTGCAGGTATGTTGATAGGTCACATCTGAGCTTGGCTGCTGTTGTGGGTACAAGGGTAAAGGAATGCTGTCTGAGTCCCTTCTTTGTCCTGCACTGTACAGGTGTTTTACAGAGCTAATCAAAGCAATAATGATATGTCCTCTCTGTAGATCATAGATGACCACGGGGCTATTCTGCCCACAGGAGAAGAAGGCAACATTGCAGTCCGAATCCTACCAACACGACCATTCTGCCTGTTCTCTGAGTACTTGGTGAGCCTGAGCTGGTCTGTCTGTGGCTGCTGAGAAGCTCAAGAAAGACCCAGGGCAAAGTTCTGTTGACTTACTCAAAGAGAAGTATTTAATGCACGATCTTTTCAAAGTCTCACTACGTTGCTCAAGGCTTTTGGGCCTGATCAGTGTATTGTCCTGCTATTGCAGGAACAGACTGACAGGCAGAATATAATTTCAGGATGCACCATGAAGCAGGGGGCACGTTTCTGTACCTGGCATCAGCTTCACATTCACATCAGTCCTTTCCCTTCAATTCCACTCCTTTCCTTAGTTATGGGTTAATGAAAGAAGTCCATAAAGGCTACACTTAATGTCTTTGAAGCTCAAGGAGGCTTTCCAAAgagcacaaatattttttcccttatacCACTGTCAGAGGTACCCACTAATTGATCTTTTAAATCTCTAGATTTGCAATCTAAATTGCACATTTCAGTATGCATGAATCTCTGGTGTTAGAGAAACCCTTTGTACAGTTGTCTGTCACATAGATGATGTGTACAAGATCAACAGCAGAAATACATGCTACAGAGCCCTCAGGTGTAGATGATCATATGTCTTTGAGGTAGTGGCATATGTAATCTAACACTGCTGTTCAAATGGGAATGCTTTACCCACTTGAAAGCTGaacaggcttaaaaaaaaatttcaaaagaatGGTCATTTTTGTCCAGGTCAAAGGTCCATCTAAGCCAGCATTCCATCTGTGGTGGTATTGAGTTTGGTACATATTTAAGAAAACCCTAGAATCAggcaaatataaaaatattgaatatgGCAGTGAAGTGACTTATTCAACTGTGGTGTCAAATAAGCTTTGTTGAACCTATTTATGTGTTTAATTCTCTTCTGAACCCCCatatgatctctgaggtcccttccaacccagcccattctatgattctatgattctatgatatttgtAGCATCCTCCAACAACGATTCTCACAAAGTAATTGCTCACTGTGCAATAGAAAACTTCTTTTGGTTCAATACTattgcttcagtttttcattgTCTTCTGTTGTCAAGATGGTTTTCCTGTGTAATCTAGACCCAATACATCAATAAAGATAACAGAAAGATCAATAAGGAAGTTTTTCCTGTAGGTCACATCGCTTGTGTTTTGATCTTTGAGACCTGGGGGTAAAAAGTTTGCATTGACAGGAGGCTATTGTGGCAACCCCctgaaattataaattatttctctgaagaGAGTGGGATTTACATTTTAGTAATTAGCTGTGATGGATGGCATTGTCATAgacagtggggttttttccctagAACCATCTATATATACCTAAGAGCTCATTTCCATCTCAAAACTGCTAATTATTGTGGctctgggggttttttaattgaagaGATAAAATAGTAGTGAAAAACTCATTttgagaacattttaaaaattgttttgatcTTTGTTGGCACTATTGCAAAGTAAATGAATTGCATTTCATGAACAATCAGgtaaattttgaaaatgtgtgaTTGTTTTCAGgataatccagaaaaaaatgctgcctCTGTGTGTGGAAATTTTTATGTTACCGGAGACAGAGGGATTATGGATGAAGAAGGGTATGTCTGGTTTGTTGGAAGAGCTGATGATGTGATTAATTCTGCTGGGTAAGTCTGTTGCTTTTAGGTTTTCTCATTTGCCTGTTAAAGTCAATCTGGGAAGACCAAATGAATGGATACCTGCATTTTCTCCTAGGTATCGTATTGGCCCATTTGAAGTTGAAAGTGCCTTAATACAACACCCTGCAGTCTCTGAGTCAGCTGTTGTCAGCAGTCCTGATCCAGTTCGAGGGGaggtaagaagaaaaaaaatatatatggaaaGAAATGCACTTTATTTTAAGCAGCAAGTTCCCTATAGGTACTAATCTTCCTTGGAATTAAATATGTTGCAGTTTCTAAATTAGAATggtttaaaagtattttaaaaccttaCTTTGAGAGATCTTAGAATTTCAGAATCATTTCCATGTCTACAGGGTATGTTGTGGAAAAAAGCTTGGCTCTTCAGATTTACTGTGGCATTTTTGTCTAAAAAATAGAATATGGATTATTTCTCTTCTTGTCACTAAGTACCTGGTGGCAGTGATGCccagaagttttaatttttctttccatatttttcaaCTTTGCAacatttctttgttctttgaGCCCCACAGTgagattttcagcttttttttctgttctacaaCTTCTTGAAAGTTAAGTAGCAAAAGaagttaagaagaaaaaaaaagtgtaaaaatagCAAACAAATCCTGATACTTCGTAACATTGCATTCTGTAATAAACAGTCAAAGACAagggaaattaaagaaaaaacacatttttgcatTCTGAAATGTGATATTCAAATTTTGGCAACATATTTGTATCTCTTTATTCCCACATCTGGAAGCTAATGGAAGCCTTAACTTCTGTGGCACAGGTGGTCAAAGCCTTCATTGTTCTGGCTCCTGCTTATGAATCGCATGATCCAGAAAAATTAACCCATGAGCTTCAGCAACATGTCAAGAAGGTGACTGCACCTTACAAGTACCCAAGGAAGGTAAGTACACCAGAGAAAACAGGCCTTCTAATTGCCTCAAAAACTAAACAGGTTTTGTCCTTCCTTGGCTTCTTTTCAACTGCATTCTAACAAACACTCCAACCGtagttaaataaaataaaattacagggTTTCTTGCAGCTGTAACCTTGAGTTCACTGTGCTATAAGGAACAGAAAGGGATCTATTTGCATCGTGTTTAGCTCTTACCATCCCTTCTTTGAGCTCTGTGCACATTTTCAATCAAAGCTAAGGTGAAATTCTGCTGAGTTTGGAATCCATTCTGTACAGCCAGgaaagagcagctgaagcacTCATCTGTTCAGGACTGTGGGACTTGTCCCTGCAGATACTGCCTCTGCAGTCAGCTAAGATGTATGGTAAAGAATTTCATCATCCTAGCCACAAGCTCTGcagtttttccatctttttacCCCAGCCATAATAAAAGTATGTCTTTCCTTGCACCTGGAAGACTAACTGGAATGTTTTTGGctaaaaatgagcatttttgcCTCTCAGGTGGAGTTTGTTCAGGATCTGCCCAAGACTGCTACTGGAAAGATCCAGAGAAAGGTTCTAAGGAACAAAGAGTGGGGGAGAGTGTAACATGATCTGGAAACTGAGGAGAGAAAATTTCCATCATCTCTACCAGCCACAGCTCATCATACTTGGCATGTGGCCATGACCAGAGCACTAGGATAACATATGGAAAACACATGACAATAAAATAAAGGAG
The Calypte anna isolate BGI_N300 chromosome 14, bCalAnn1_v1.p, whole genome shotgun sequence DNA segment above includes these coding regions:
- the LOC103536816 gene encoding acyl-coenzyme A synthetase ACSM4, mitochondrial — its product is MYFSPLSDKTSFIMRTFVKSWIPQCLQILKSPCRVFSGCNRLLTSQIISYYDSINQCKKELPQYFNFASDVLDEWSQLEKDGKRPANPAFWWVNEEGEEVKWSFEELGFLSRKAANILTETCGLQRGDRVITVLPRVPEWWLLTVACMRTGIVFVPGTSQLTAKDILYRLQASKAKCLITNDVLAPAVESIMPDCQFLKSKIIVAKGSRDGWLNLKELFAVTSADHTCVKTRSQDPMMIYFTSGSTGSPKMVVQSHSSYGIGFATSARYWMNLAPSDIMWNTSDTGWVKASWGSVFAPWISGSCVFVHHMPQFKPGVIAKTLSRYPITVFCTAPTAFRMLVQHDLSSYKFMSLKHCLSGGEPLNPEVMAKWKIQTGLDIHEGYGQTETVTICANMKGVETKPGSVGKAVPPYDVQIIDDHGAILPTGEEGNIAVRILPTRPFCLFSEYLDNPEKNAASVCGNFYVTGDRGIMDEEGYVWFVGRADDVINSAGYRIGPFEVESALIQHPAVSESAVVSSPDPVRGEVVKAFIVLAPAYESHDPEKLTHELQQHVKKVTAPYKYPRKVEFVQDLPKTATGKIQRKVLRNKEWGRV